A genomic window from bacterium includes:
- a CDS encoding phosphotransferase yields the protein MPELSRERLERYLTALFHAPVAVTALVPLRESKTSGAAKEYGYGHPVKVEFIVGSSRRAAVLETTSPGPFGHEHMADRARMMLWDHGAYNALPNHVRSLDVGAFDREGNLLSVANAEEFFLLVEHVEGAGYVLDLARLQEGAPLRDLDRSRADALCDYLVGIHSVRGPDPGLYVRKIRELLGDGECIMGVCDSYPLPHGFITAALLEEIERRCVTWRWRLKGRTGRMRQVHGDYHPFNILFREGTDFTVLDRSRGEWGEPADDVTALTGNYLFASLQATGRLEGHFETLFRGFWDRYVERTGDAEILETAAPFFAFRCLVMASPVWYPSLDESVRRKLFSFLLSILDAPRFEPEKVNGWLHAL from the coding sequence ATGCCGGAATTGTCGAGGGAGCGGCTGGAGCGATATCTGACCGCACTGTTCCACGCGCCGGTTGCCGTCACCGCCCTCGTCCCACTGCGGGAATCGAAAACGTCGGGGGCCGCGAAGGAGTACGGGTACGGCCACCCGGTGAAGGTCGAGTTCATCGTCGGCTCTTCGCGGCGAGCCGCCGTGCTGGAAACGACGAGCCCCGGCCCCTTCGGCCACGAGCACATGGCGGATCGCGCACGGATGATGCTGTGGGACCACGGGGCGTACAACGCTCTCCCGAACCATGTCCGCTCCCTCGATGTGGGCGCGTTCGACCGCGAGGGGAATCTCCTCTCCGTTGCGAACGCCGAGGAGTTCTTCCTCCTGGTCGAGCACGTCGAAGGAGCGGGGTACGTCCTCGACCTCGCGCGCCTCCAGGAGGGGGCGCCGCTACGCGACCTGGACCGCTCGCGGGCGGACGCCTTGTGCGACTACCTCGTCGGGATCCACTCCGTCCGGGGGCCGGACCCGGGACTCTACGTCCGCAAGATCCGGGAACTGCTGGGGGACGGCGAGTGCATCATGGGAGTGTGCGACAGCTACCCCCTCCCCCACGGGTTCATCACCGCCGCGCTGCTCGAGGAGATCGAACGACGTTGCGTGACCTGGCGCTGGCGACTGAAAGGCCGCACCGGGCGGATGCGCCAGGTCCACGGGGACTACCACCCCTTCAACATCCTTTTCCGGGAAGGGACCGACTTCACCGTCCTGGACCGGTCGCGGGGGGAGTGGGGGGAACCCGCGGACGACGTGACCGCCCTCACGGGGAACTACCTGTTCGCGTCCCTGCAGGCGACGGGCCGGCTCGAAGGCCACTTCGAGACCCTGTTCCGGGGGTTCTGGGACCGGTACGTCGAGCGGACGGGGGACGCGGAGATCCTCGAGACGGCGGCGCCGTTCTTCGCGTTCCGCTGCCTCGTGATGGCTTCCCCCGTCTGGTACCCGTCCCTCGACGAGTCGGTTCGACGGAAGCTCTTCTCGTTCCTCCTCTCGATCCTCGACGCCCCCCGCTTCGAACCGGAAAAGGTCAACGGGTGGCTCCATGCACTCTGA
- a CDS encoding O-acetyl-ADP-ribose deacetylase codes for MKKTVSGKVIELVLGDITRQAVDAIVNAANSMLLGGGGVDGAIHRAGGRAIHEECLAIRAERGECPAGEAVLTGGGHLPARYVIHAVGPVWRGGDQGEPERLASCYRNAMRIAAEHGCRSIAFPSISTGIYGYPVSLAATKAVATVASILSLEPASPSLVRFVLFDALTFATYAGALDEL; via the coding sequence ATGAAAAAAACCGTCTCCGGAAAAGTGATCGAACTCGTCCTGGGCGACATCACGCGCCAGGCGGTCGATGCGATCGTGAACGCCGCGAACTCGATGCTCCTGGGCGGCGGCGGAGTCGACGGAGCGATCCACCGCGCCGGCGGGCGGGCGATCCACGAGGAGTGCCTCGCGATCCGCGCCGAGCGGGGAGAGTGCCCGGCCGGCGAGGCGGTCCTGACCGGCGGCGGACACCTGCCCGCGCGGTACGTGATCCACGCGGTCGGGCCGGTGTGGCGCGGCGGGGACCAGGGCGAGCCGGAACGGCTCGCCTCCTGCTACCGCAACGCCATGCGCATTGCCGCGGAGCACGGCTGCCGGTCGATCGCCTTCCCCTCCATCAGCACCGGGATCTACGGCTACCCGGTGTCGCTGGCGGCCACGAAGGCGGTTGCCACGGTCGCCTCGATCCTCTCCTTGGAACCCGCGTCCCCTTCCCTTGTTCGCTTCGTCCTCTTCGACGCCTTGACGTTCGCCACCTACGCGGGAGCGCTCGACGAGTTGTAG
- a CDS encoding bacteriohemerythrin: MFEWTERWSVGVDTIDAQHRELFAAINSLLREEGKATALDLVKVLDYLEDYVNNHFGLEEIYMRRLSYPEYPSHKGAHVAFINDFYDLRDEYDDQGATPELADKLGRYMGDWLVNHIGRVDKALGAYLRDKGMK, from the coding sequence TTGTTCGAGTGGACGGAACGATGGTCGGTGGGCGTGGACACCATCGACGCCCAGCACCGGGAGCTGTTCGCCGCGATCAACTCCCTGTTGCGGGAAGAGGGGAAGGCCACCGCACTGGACCTGGTGAAGGTTCTCGACTACCTCGAGGACTACGTCAACAACCATTTCGGGCTGGAGGAGATCTACATGCGCCGCCTCTCCTACCCGGAGTACCCCTCCCACAAGGGGGCGCACGTGGCGTTCATCAACGACTTCTACGATCTGCGGGATGAATACGACGACCAGGGCGCCACCCCCGAGCTGGCCGACAAATTGGGCCGCTACATGGGCGACTGGCTGGTCAACCACATCGGGAGAGTCGACAAGGCCCTCGGGGCGTACCTTCGCGACAAGGGGATGAAGTAG
- the cysK gene encoding cysteine synthase A — MTTWFPDNSFSIGMTPLVKLNRITDGAGATVLAKVEGRNPSYSVKCRIGAAMVWDAEKKGLLGSGKTIVEPTSGNTGIALAFVAAARGYGIILTMPETMSIERRQVLKAFGAKLVLTEGAKGMKGAIAKAEEIVASDPSGTFMPQQFKNPANPLVHETTTGPEIWEATGGAIDVLVSGVGTGGTITGVTRFIKNTKAKKIISVAVEPTHSPVITQQRNGQPLVPGPHKIQGIGAGFIPDVLDLSLIDRVETVSNDESIAFARRLAREEGLLSGISCGAAAAVAVRLAKLPEFAGKTIVAILPDAGERYLTTPLFEGWFDTESGATL, encoded by the coding sequence ATGACCACTTGGTTCCCCGACAATTCCTTTTCGATCGGGATGACTCCCCTCGTGAAGCTCAACCGGATCACCGACGGCGCCGGAGCGACGGTGCTCGCCAAGGTGGAGGGGCGTAACCCCTCCTACTCCGTGAAATGCCGGATCGGCGCCGCGATGGTCTGGGACGCCGAGAAGAAAGGGTTGCTCGGGTCGGGGAAGACGATCGTCGAGCCGACCTCCGGAAACACCGGGATCGCCCTCGCGTTCGTTGCGGCCGCACGTGGCTACGGAATCATCCTGACGATGCCCGAGACGATGAGCATCGAGCGGCGGCAGGTGCTGAAGGCCTTCGGCGCCAAGCTGGTGCTCACCGAGGGGGCGAAGGGGATGAAGGGGGCGATCGCGAAGGCGGAGGAGATCGTGGCGTCGGACCCGTCCGGAACCTTCATGCCGCAGCAATTCAAGAATCCCGCCAACCCGCTGGTGCACGAGACGACCACGGGCCCGGAGATCTGGGAGGCGACCGGCGGCGCGATCGACGTCCTCGTCTCCGGCGTCGGCACAGGGGGGACGATCACCGGGGTCACCCGGTTCATCAAGAACACGAAAGCGAAGAAGATCATTTCGGTCGCGGTCGAACCGACGCATAGCCCCGTGATCACGCAGCAACGGAACGGGCAGCCGCTGGTCCCCGGGCCGCACAAGATCCAGGGGATCGGCGCCGGGTTCATCCCGGATGTCCTCGACCTGTCGCTGATCGACCGCGTCGAGACCGTCTCCAACGACGAGTCGATCGCCTTCGCCCGGCGGCTCGCGCGGGAGGAGGGACTGCTCTCGGGGATCTCGTGCGGGGCGGCGGCGGCAGTGGCGGTGCGTCTCGCGAAGCTCCCGGAATTCGCCGGGAAGACGATCGTGGCGATCCTCCCCGATGCGGGAGAGCGATATCTCACCACCCCCCTCTTCGAGGGATGGTTCGATACAGAGAGCGGAGCGACGTTGTAG
- the cysC gene encoding adenylyl-sulfate kinase, translated as MHSDREPAFAVWLTGLPASGKSTVARALAAELAGKGIRAAVLESDAVRREISPKPGYDDAERDAFYATLAYIARVLVLHGVPVIVDATANRRGYRDRAREAIPRFLEVHVRCPLAVCQARDPKGIYRRVAAGTAKNVPGVSAPYEPPLTPEVVVDGERDDPAAAARRIVSTLEKKEFFPRGPGDATGTG; from the coding sequence ATGCACTCTGACCGCGAACCCGCCTTCGCGGTCTGGCTCACGGGACTGCCCGCTTCGGGAAAGTCGACGGTCGCGCGGGCGCTCGCCGCGGAACTGGCCGGCAAGGGGATCCGGGCGGCGGTCCTCGAGTCCGATGCCGTCCGCCGGGAGATCTCGCCGAAACCGGGGTACGATGACGCGGAGCGGGACGCGTTCTACGCGACCCTTGCGTACATCGCCCGGGTGCTCGTCCTGCACGGCGTCCCCGTGATCGTCGACGCGACGGCGAACCGCAGGGGGTACCGCGACCGCGCCCGGGAGGCGATCCCGCGGTTCCTCGAGGTGCACGTCCGCTGCCCGCTCGCGGTTTGCCAGGCGCGGGATCCGAAGGGGATCTACCGGCGCGTGGCGGCAGGAACGGCGAAAAACGTGCCGGGCGTATCGGCGCCGTACGAGCCGCCCTTGACGCCGGAGGTCGTCGTCGACGGGGAACGGGATGACCCCGCGGCGGCGGCTCGCCGCATCGTGTCGACGCTGGAGAAGAAGGAATTCTTCCCGCGCGGTCCGGGGGACGCGACGGGAACCGGGTGA
- a CDS encoding sigma-70 family RNA polymerase sigma factor, with amino-acid sequence MNEREKDGASDDALIRETLAGDDGAFGELVERYKGRAFAVAVGIVGDGDDALDVVQDSFIKAYYKLKEFRFGSNFYTWFYRLLVNQAIDRWRKSARSVEVPFDESWLAGDDSPPGAFTYPRTPEDLARDRELGVALQRAIGSLPEYHRAVIVLREVDGMAYDEIAKVLGCSVGTVMSRLHYARGKLKEALKGHREG; translated from the coding sequence ATGAACGAGAGGGAGAAGGACGGCGCTTCCGACGACGCGCTGATCCGCGAGACCCTCGCGGGTGACGACGGCGCGTTCGGTGAGCTCGTGGAACGGTACAAGGGGCGGGCATTCGCGGTGGCGGTCGGGATCGTGGGCGACGGGGACGACGCGCTCGACGTCGTCCAGGACTCCTTCATCAAGGCGTACTACAAGTTGAAGGAGTTCCGGTTCGGTTCGAACTTCTACACCTGGTTCTACCGCCTCCTCGTGAACCAGGCGATCGACCGGTGGCGTAAGTCGGCACGATCGGTGGAGGTGCCCTTTGACGAAAGCTGGCTTGCCGGGGATGACTCGCCTCCCGGCGCCTTCACGTACCCGCGGACCCCTGAGGACCTCGCCCGGGACCGCGAGTTGGGAGTCGCCCTCCAGCGCGCCATCGGCTCCCTCCCCGAGTACCACCGGGCGGTGATCGTTCTTCGGGAAGTGGACGGGATGGCATACGACGAGATCGCCAAGGTCCTCGGGTGTTCGGTGGGAACGGTGATGTCCCGGCTTCATTACGCGCGCGGGAAACTGAAAGAGGCCCTGAAGGGGCACCGGGAAGGATAA
- a CDS encoding NAD(P)-dependent oxidoreductase → MGTLKGKTLFITGGSRGIGLAIARRAAADGANVVIAAKTAEPNPKLPGTIFTAALEIEQAGGKALPLQVDIRFEEQLAAAAAQAAETFGGIDILVNNASAISLTGTLQTPMKRFDLMFGVNVRGTFAASQAILPFLLKAENPHILTLSPPLSLDPKWFGNHCAYTMAKYGMSMCVLGMAEEFREAGVAVNALWPRTVIATAALAMIPGVEVRNCRKPEVVADAAHGILTRDSRACTGNFFLDDEVLAAEGVTDLSRYAVDPGAPLLPDLFLPAGNSARD, encoded by the coding sequence ACGGCGCGAACGTGGTCATCGCCGCCAAGACGGCGGAACCGAACCCGAAGCTTCCCGGCACCATCTTCACGGCCGCCCTGGAGATCGAGCAGGCGGGGGGGAAAGCTCTCCCGCTGCAGGTCGACATCCGGTTCGAGGAGCAACTCGCGGCGGCGGCGGCGCAGGCGGCGGAGACGTTCGGCGGCATCGACATCCTGGTGAACAACGCGAGCGCGATCAGCCTGACGGGGACGCTGCAGACCCCGATGAAGCGGTTCGACCTGATGTTCGGCGTGAACGTCCGGGGAACGTTCGCCGCGTCGCAGGCGATCCTGCCGTTCCTCTTGAAGGCGGAAAATCCCCACATCCTGACCCTGAGCCCTCCCCTTTCCCTGGATCCGAAATGGTTCGGGAACCATTGCGCCTACACGATGGCGAAGTACGGGATGAGCATGTGCGTCCTCGGGATGGCGGAAGAATTCCGGGAGGCGGGGGTGGCGGTGAACGCCCTGTGGCCGAGGACGGTGATCGCCACCGCGGCCCTCGCGATGATCCCCGGCGTCGAGGTCAGGAATTGCCGCAAGCCGGAAGTCGTCGCCGACGCGGCGCACGGGATCCTCACGCGCGACAGCCGCGCCTGCACCGGCAACTTCTTCCTCGACGACGAAGTGCTCGCCGCCGAAGGGGTGACGGACCTCTCCCGCTACGCCGTGGATCCGGGGGCCCCGCTCCTCCCCGACCTCTTCCTCCCCGCAGGGAATTCCGCGCGCGATTGA
- a CDS encoding FecR domain-containing protein: MNRAALRIAASFAVFILAAVLPAHAQYEAGAEDGFSAYSVARVKVLDGSAWVRPSDGGDWQEFSSNSPVPPGSRVSVPDGSEAELQFHGGQFVLLTSGTDLEVRDLQEGISAFRLRAGEIRFDLPNDEFAPVSVRLPGGAVAEFPVPGRQWLTVMDSDETRLVVRRGRAVVLVDGDEHRLSAGDEAMIGREVTVGRYQGGADEYAEAPPLPEAEALGDAPPVVVGELRQYGEWVDLPTYGTVWRPRVAVGWSPYVYGHWVWISPYGWTWVSYEPWGWYPYRCGYWLTDPVFGWVWSPYNAFVSVNFVFGSHRYRHHNVIFRPATVRFIPEGGNVRWAPLRPGERFRPARFARGDSRLERWNRPLDTGRVFVRAGSDRGEWRDWSAVRAERQVELRRTRAARSRLDTRTVRPERGAVRPSARQPAARPAQREGQRIGTPREAVPRPGKVERQAPAPRSGSAARTPARENIREVQPKEDRSGGPPGAPEARRGIVRERPPASRNPNAGTRGQETRSDRGGGRWDDRGYGGGGRGR, from the coding sequence ATGAATCGCGCCGCCTTGCGCATCGCCGCCTCGTTCGCCGTTTTCATTCTCGCCGCCGTCCTGCCTGCGCACGCCCAGTACGAGGCCGGAGCGGAGGACGGGTTCTCCGCCTACTCCGTCGCGCGCGTCAAGGTGCTGGACGGCTCCGCCTGGGTCCGCCCGTCGGACGGAGGGGATTGGCAGGAGTTCTCGAGCAACAGCCCGGTCCCACCCGGGAGCCGCGTGAGCGTCCCGGACGGGTCGGAGGCGGAGCTGCAGTTCCACGGAGGGCAATTCGTCCTGCTGACCTCGGGGACCGACCTCGAAGTTCGCGACCTTCAGGAGGGGATCTCCGCGTTCCGGCTGCGGGCGGGGGAGATCCGGTTCGACCTTCCCAATGATGAATTCGCCCCGGTTTCCGTCCGACTTCCCGGGGGGGCGGTCGCGGAATTTCCCGTTCCGGGGAGGCAATGGCTGACCGTGATGGACAGCGACGAGACCCGGCTGGTCGTGCGCCGCGGCCGGGCCGTGGTCCTCGTGGATGGCGACGAGCATCGACTGAGCGCCGGCGACGAGGCGATGATCGGCCGGGAGGTCACCGTCGGAAGGTACCAGGGAGGAGCGGATGAATACGCGGAGGCGCCCCCGCTTCCCGAGGCGGAGGCGCTGGGCGACGCGCCGCCGGTGGTTGTCGGTGAGTTGCGGCAGTACGGCGAATGGGTCGACCTGCCGACGTACGGAACCGTCTGGCGACCGCGCGTGGCGGTGGGGTGGTCTCCCTACGTGTACGGCCACTGGGTCTGGATCTCCCCGTACGGCTGGACCTGGGTTTCCTACGAACCGTGGGGGTGGTACCCGTACCGGTGCGGGTACTGGCTGACCGACCCGGTCTTCGGGTGGGTCTGGTCTCCGTACAACGCGTTCGTATCCGTCAACTTCGTCTTCGGATCGCATCGATACCGGCACCACAACGTCATCTTCCGGCCCGCGACGGTCCGTTTCATCCCCGAGGGCGGCAATGTCCGCTGGGCGCCGTTGCGGCCGGGGGAACGGTTCCGCCCGGCCCGGTTCGCTCGCGGCGATTCCCGGCTCGAGCGATGGAACCGCCCGCTCGACACCGGACGGGTCTTCGTTCGCGCGGGATCGGATCGCGGCGAATGGCGCGACTGGAGCGCCGTGCGCGCCGAGCGGCAGGTGGAGCTCCGGAGAACCCGGGCCGCGCGGTCGAGGCTGGACACCCGCACGGTGCGGCCGGAGAGAGGGGCGGTCCGCCCTTCGGCCAGGCAGCCGGCGGCGCGGCCCGCGCAGAGAGAAGGCCAACGGATCGGAACGCCGAGAGAGGCCGTGCCAAGGCCGGGAAAGGTGGAGCGGCAGGCGCCTGCTCCCCGGAGTGGTTCCGCGGCGCGCACGCCGGCGCGCGAGAATATCCGCGAAGTCCAACCGAAGGAGGATCGATCGGGCGGACCGCCGGGAGCGCCGGAGGCGCGCCGGGGGATCGTGCGGGAGCGGCCTCCGGCATCACGGAATCCGAATGCCGGAACGCGAGGCCAGGAAACCCGCAGCGACCGGGGTGGAGGCCGGTGGGACGACCGTGGCTACGGGGGGGGCGGACGGGGGCGCTGA
- the polA gene encoding DNA polymerase I, translated as MAFLYLIDGHNVLYRTFFGVPRLTAPDGTPTNVVLGVARILLKILREERPDAVVAVFDSREPTPRHAIYPDYKANRLKIPEDLAAQIPVVDELIDALGVRRVEVAGAEADDIIGTLSRLAEERGMDVVIVSSDKDMYQLVSKRVKVRDGLKEHTVGEAQVEKVFGVPPGKVTDLLAMAGDPSDNVPGIPGIGEKTASELIRDFGSLDAVLAHPERLKGARREKIEKGADAARLALRLVTIDRDIPIREDWSGFAPRGIDASRVAPLFRRLGFRKLLEELDLGKETPREGKGDFPRGAAWRRAGSIDELLHALGPGDVASAGLAYDGERETVVGIAAEGKGVHILPAEASLRAARALSARGATIYLHGGKALYRRDAGTGTDEDPRLFDTQVAGYLLEPEEGTSSFPKLRARYLPGSLAAVEGESPEGRAADRAAAMHALGKVLERRLTEAALLDVFRGIDMPLLPVLHRIEERGIRIDPGVFAKLSEELARDISAIERKVAAAYGTDFNINSPKQLAFLLFEKLGLPPVKKTKTGYSTDVGVLERLKDLHEIPSMVLEYRTLAKIRSTYVDVLPGKIDPRDGRIHTTLSQTQAATGRLSSSDPNLQNIPIRTDLGRRIRAGFVAETGNLFIGADYSQVELRLLAHLSGDAELIRRFRQGDDIHTTTAAAVFGVDPSAVTPELRRRAKVINFGIIYGMSPFGLSRELGIGGKEAKTYIDHYFDRYPGVKEYIEGLKATAGKDGYVLTIMGRRRILKDIDSRNRVLREAAERMAINTPIQGSAADLIKMAMIRVDREFREAGMEARLILQVHDELIVEAPKREAAGSERILKEAMEGVAKLSVPLTVSLSRGKNWGEIH; from the coding sequence ATGGCGTTCCTCTATCTGATCGACGGGCATAACGTCCTCTACCGGACCTTCTTCGGCGTCCCGCGCCTCACGGCGCCGGACGGCACGCCCACGAACGTCGTCCTCGGGGTCGCCCGGATACTCCTCAAGATCCTGCGGGAAGAGCGCCCCGACGCGGTCGTCGCCGTCTTCGACTCGCGGGAGCCCACCCCGCGCCACGCGATCTACCCCGACTACAAGGCGAACCGCCTGAAGATCCCCGAGGACCTCGCCGCGCAGATCCCCGTGGTGGACGAGCTGATCGACGCCCTCGGGGTGCGTCGCGTCGAAGTTGCGGGCGCCGAGGCGGACGACATCATCGGCACCCTGTCCCGGCTCGCGGAGGAGCGGGGGATGGATGTCGTCATCGTCTCCTCCGACAAGGACATGTACCAGCTCGTATCAAAGCGCGTGAAGGTGCGGGACGGGTTGAAGGAGCACACCGTGGGGGAGGCGCAGGTCGAGAAGGTTTTCGGCGTTCCCCCGGGGAAGGTGACCGACCTCCTCGCGATGGCGGGGGACCCGTCCGACAATGTCCCGGGCATACCGGGGATCGGGGAGAAGACGGCGTCCGAACTGATCCGGGACTTCGGCTCCCTCGACGCGGTGCTCGCCCACCCCGAGCGGCTGAAAGGGGCGCGAAGGGAGAAGATCGAGAAGGGCGCCGATGCCGCGCGCCTGGCACTGCGCCTGGTCACGATCGACCGGGACATCCCGATCCGGGAGGATTGGTCCGGGTTCGCACCCCGCGGAATCGACGCCTCCCGGGTGGCGCCGCTGTTCCGGCGCCTCGGTTTCCGGAAGCTTCTCGAGGAACTCGATCTCGGGAAGGAAACGCCTCGGGAGGGGAAAGGGGATTTCCCGCGGGGTGCGGCGTGGAGGCGCGCGGGTTCCATCGACGAGCTTCTCCACGCCTTGGGCCCCGGCGACGTCGCCTCCGCCGGACTGGCGTACGACGGGGAGCGGGAAACGGTGGTCGGGATCGCCGCCGAGGGAAAGGGAGTGCACATTCTTCCGGCGGAAGCGTCGCTCCGCGCCGCGCGGGCCCTCTCCGCCCGCGGAGCCACCATCTACCTCCATGGCGGGAAGGCGCTCTACCGCCGGGACGCGGGGACGGGGACGGACGAAGATCCGCGGCTCTTCGACACGCAGGTGGCGGGGTATCTGCTGGAGCCGGAGGAGGGGACGTCCTCCTTCCCGAAGCTGCGCGCCCGCTACCTCCCGGGGTCCCTCGCCGCCGTGGAAGGGGAGTCCCCGGAGGGGCGGGCGGCCGACCGGGCGGCCGCGATGCACGCTCTCGGGAAGGTGCTCGAACGGCGGCTCACGGAGGCGGCCCTGCTCGATGTCTTCCGTGGGATCGACATGCCGCTCCTTCCCGTCCTCCACAGGATCGAGGAGAGGGGGATCCGGATCGATCCCGGGGTGTTCGCGAAGCTTTCCGAAGAGCTCGCCCGCGACATCTCCGCCATCGAGCGGAAGGTGGCGGCCGCCTACGGGACCGATTTCAACATCAACTCCCCGAAGCAGCTCGCCTTCCTCCTCTTCGAGAAGCTGGGGCTTCCCCCCGTCAAGAAGACGAAGACGGGATACTCCACGGACGTGGGCGTCCTGGAGCGTCTGAAAGACCTCCACGAGATCCCGTCGATGGTGCTCGAATACCGCACCCTCGCGAAGATCCGCTCCACCTACGTGGACGTCCTGCCGGGGAAGATCGACCCGCGGGACGGGCGGATCCACACGACCCTCTCCCAGACGCAGGCGGCCACCGGGCGGCTCTCCTCCTCCGATCCGAACCTGCAGAACATCCCGATCCGCACCGATCTCGGCCGCCGGATCCGGGCCGGGTTCGTCGCGGAGACGGGGAACCTTTTCATCGGGGCGGACTATTCCCAGGTGGAGCTGCGCCTGCTCGCCCACCTGTCGGGGGACGCGGAGCTGATCCGCCGGTTCCGGCAGGGGGACGATATCCACACCACGACGGCGGCCGCCGTCTTCGGCGTCGACCCGTCCGCCGTCACCCCGGAGCTTCGGCGACGGGCGAAGGTGATCAACTTCGGGATCATCTACGGGATGAGCCCCTTCGGCCTGTCGCGCGAGCTGGGGATCGGCGGGAAGGAGGCGAAGACGTACATCGACCACTATTTCGACCGGTATCCAGGTGTAAAGGAATACATTGAAGGATTGAAAGCAACAGCAGGAAAAGATGGATATGTTTTGACGATCATGGGGCGTCGCCGCATCCTCAAAGACATCGATTCCCGCAACAGGGTGCTGCGGGAGGCCGCCGAGCGGATGGCGATCAACACGCCGATCCAGGGGAGCGCCGCCGACCTGATCAAGATGGCGATGATCCGGGTCGACCGGGAGTTCCGCGAGGCCGGGATGGAAGCGCGGCTGATCCTCCAGGTTCACGATGAATTGATCGTCGAGGCCCCGAAGCGGGAGGCCGCCGGGTCCGAGCGGATCCTGAAGGAGGCGATGGAAGGTGTGGCGAAGCTGTCGGTTCCCCTGACCGTCTCGCTGAGCCGGGGGAAGAACTGGGGGGAAATCCACTGA
- a CDS encoding zf-HC2 domain-containing protein produces MDCRAALRNIEAKADGLLSREAEAELAGHLAGCLACSAEDAAISATGPAVRALAGIRAREKAAALDAMWTRVRAGIAEGREARRRSPWVTRWVWIPAAVAIALLALLFYPSRMDRSPFHPSSFDVAVEHVESDTATVALVDKGEDLPRVIWIIEDA; encoded by the coding sequence ATGGATTGCAGGGCGGCTCTCAGGAACATCGAGGCGAAGGCCGACGGCCTCCTCTCGCGGGAGGCGGAGGCGGAGCTGGCCGGCCATCTGGCCGGGTGCCTGGCGTGCTCCGCGGAGGATGCGGCGATCTCGGCGACAGGACCGGCGGTTCGCGCCTTGGCCGGGATCCGGGCAAGGGAGAAGGCAGCCGCTCTCGACGCGATGTGGACACGGGTGCGCGCCGGGATCGCGGAGGGCCGGGAAGCGCGGCGGCGATCCCCGTGGGTCACGCGGTGGGTGTGGATCCCGGCGGCCGTGGCCATTGCGCTGTTGGCGCTCCTGTTCTACCCTTCGCGGATGGACCGCTCTCCGTTTCATCCGAGCTCGTTCGACGTCGCCGTCGAGCATGTGGAATCCGATACCGCCACGGTGGCCCTCGTCGACAAGGGAGAGGACCTTCCGAGGGTGATCTGGATCATCGAAGATGCTTAG
- the ubiE gene encoding bifunctional demethylmenaquinone methyltransferase/2-methoxy-6-polyprenyl-1,4-benzoquinol methylase UbiE, with protein MYRLTDRNRSIGEMFSSIAPRYDFLNRMLSLGVDRRWRRIAVAETVPPSGGRFLDVATGTADMALEILRRKGAGASVAGVDLSVEMMRVGREKCARAGQSRSVAFLRAPGECLPLRDASFDSACVAFGIRNVVDRERCLREMCRAVRPGGRVVVLEFSSPPGTVFGALYRFYFRSVLPRIGGIFSRGSAYAYLPESVLAFPEPPAFAEMMRAAGCASVTHRPLTFGIVTLYVGVR; from the coding sequence TTGTATCGACTCACCGACCGCAACCGGTCCATCGGAGAGATGTTCTCCTCCATCGCTCCCCGGTACGATTTCCTCAACCGGATGCTGTCGCTGGGGGTGGACCGGCGCTGGCGCCGCATCGCCGTGGCGGAAACCGTCCCGCCGTCCGGTGGAAGGTTCCTCGACGTCGCGACCGGAACGGCCGACATGGCGCTGGAGATATTGCGCCGGAAAGGCGCGGGAGCGTCCGTCGCCGGCGTCGACCTCTCCGTGGAGATGATGCGGGTGGGGAGGGAGAAGTGCGCCCGGGCGGGGCAATCCCGGAGCGTCGCGTTCCTTCGGGCGCCGGGGGAATGCCTCCCGCTCCGGGACGCTTCCTTCGACTCCGCCTGCGTCGCCTTCGGGATCCGGAACGTGGTCGACCGCGAGCGGTGCCTTCGGGAGATGTGCCGCGCCGTCCGGCCCGGCGGGCGCGTGGTGGTCCTCGAATTTTCCTCGCCGCCGGGGACGGTCTTCGGCGCCCTGTACCGGTTCTACTTCCGGAGCGTCTTGCCGCGGATCGGGGGGATCTTCTCCCGGGGGTCCGCCTACGCGTACCTTCCCGAGTCGGTGCTCGCGTTCCCGGAGCCTCCCGCTTTCGCCGAAATGATGCGGGCGGCGGGCTGCGCTTCCGTAACCCACAGACCCCTCACGTTCGGGATCGTCACCCTGTACGTCGGGGTGCGGTAA